In the Sus scrofa isolate TJ Tabasco breed Duroc chromosome 8, Sscrofa11.1, whole genome shotgun sequence genome, CAGACCTGAAAGGAAGAGCTCTTAGAGCCACTCATGTAGTTACCACCTACAAGTTCAGGATGGATTTAAATCATTGCCCATGAGCCCAGTCATGCATTAAAGGTGAAAGTGggctaaatattttattgacaCTTTTAACAGTCTTTCCCAGAGTTTCTGTTCATGCAGCACAtataaaatttgttcttttcacTGTTTTAATTGAATCTTCCTTATCAAACCCAGAGGGAATGCAGAGATAACAGTACAGGTTCTAAAACTGGGTAGTGCATTTCAGGTCCAGTCTCCAGTACTGAAACCTAACTTGTTAAACTGCTTCACTTCTTTGAGTATCTGCTGCTTtcattgtaaaatataaataaataataacatctaCCTCAGAATTTTTACGTGTGGTTAAATGAGATagtatggaaaacagcatgatgCAAGATTTCCATAAATGTAGGCCCTCTTTTTGTGTGGATACATAAGATCAAAGGTCTTCAATCCTttcactagaagaaaaaaaaattttatttgtctttttagagcctcaaccgcagcatttggaggttccccaggctaggggtctaattggagctgtagccacaggcctacaccagagccacagcaatgccagatccgagccgcagtctgcaacctacaccacagctcatggcaacaccaagtcttaacccactgatcaaggtcagggattgaacccgcaacctcatgggtttctagttggattcgtttctgctgcaccaggacgggaactctaaaAAATTGGATCTTATTAGAGGATTAGATTGGGATTGGACACACTAACATTGTAGCCTGAAGACAGCCATTGTTATGTTAAAGCCCTGCAGGTTTCTGGGAGACACTTTAATTCATGTTAGTGCTGTAGTATGTTACTTTGTACTGTGATGTAATAATACTTCAAGGAGGGGCAGTATAGCATGGTGGTTCAGTGACCAGCCTACAGAGTTCAGACAGTGTGGATTGGAAACCCTGCTTTACCTAGTACTAGCTGAGGAACTACTGAATCAGTGGTATCTGTTTCTCGTTGGATGACTGCTATACCTTATCACGTGTTACgaggattaaatgaaaagaaactgagTTCATAATGCCTGACCTAAATTAGGTCTTgcaaattatgataaaatatacatacataaaatttaacattttaatcatttctaaGTGTACGGTTTGCTAGCATTTAAGTACATtgacagtgttgtgcaaccatcaccactctcAATTTCCAGAAGTTTTTCATCGTCCCAGACTGAGCTATtctgctttctatctctatgatTTGCCTCTTTTAAGTACTtcctataagtggaattatacaatttttaacctttatttcacttaacatgtttTCATGgatcatctgtgttgtagcatgtatcagaatttccctCCTATTTATGACTGCATAAGGATTCATGGTGTGTATGTGATACATTTTGTTTATATCCACTCCACTTATTGTTGTTGGACAGGAGTTATTTCCCCCTTTTGGTAATTGTGAAAAATGCTTCTGTGACTATTGCTGTATAAACATCTGCTTGAGTCCTTGCTTTCAGTTATTCTCTGTACATATTAAAACATAATTCCTGGATCACATGGCTTATGATACATTGTAACTATTATCAGAGAGGCTATTTTCCAAGGCCCACCACTAATATAGCTCCTATTCCAAACATCACAAGACAGCTATTTATCTTAGTGTTCCAGTAACAGTTTGagtaagagagaagagaagaagaacaaatattttctttgctcttgGCCAAACTGGCCATTTTGTTCCTATTCCTGCTTGTGATTGCTTTTTTTCAAGGattatttgctttaaatattaagagaaaaagacTGTCCAAAATTTAAGGCTGTATTTGATTTCAACAAATGGATTAATATTTTACAAGACCCAATATAGTACTGAACCATAGAATAGGAGAAATCCTGTAGCTGGATctgatttagaaataatttagttATTTACATGCCGTGCAAAGTTAGGTGCGGGGGTGGCAGAAGtactcaagtatttttttttgagtGGATGAATGATGGCAAAGACACTGGGACCCAGATTTTTTGATCTCATGTATACTCGGTCTTACATGCGTACacaaatattgcattaaaataaaatattcctgaaCATTTTGATAAGCAATAGAAAGCCATgttagtaatttttttccctacttctaccttttttaaaaaaattacaattatttttgATAGTGCCATTTACAGGTAATTCCTTTGGCTAGAtagggttttggtttgtttttcataaAGGGTAGAGGTTTATTATGCCTTAgatctaccctttttttttttttttttttgccgtctccatggcatgcagaatttcctgggccagggattgaacctgaacctcagcagtgacaacaccaaatccttaaccagtaggccaccgGAGAACTCCTGGAACCACCTTTTTAAGTGcaattttaatgcttttttttttcctttttgtcatcAACATACAGGTATCAAGACTGCTTTCACCAGAAAATGTGGGGAGACGGCTTTCATTGCACCTAAGTGTGAAATGATTCCAATTGAATGGGTTTGTAGAAGAATAGCAACTGGTTCTTTTCTCAAAAGAAACCCTGGTGTCAAGGAAGGCTATAAGTTCTACCCACCTAAAGTAGAGATGTTTTTCAAGGTAATTATTTTATGCCTCCCTGTCTTACAATAATAGCAACAAAGTCAAAAGTCTTAAGTAATAGTAAAGCTTTTGATACTGCAACTGTCACTCTAGAAATACGTGTCCAAAATGTACACTTTAATTAGCAAtgataattcatatttttaaaagaaagatctgTGAAAATCTACTTATTTTACTTTGGACCAGGGTGACTAATaactaaacaaattaaaattagcaGTTACTAGGAAAAAAGTAACAAttcaataacttttatttatttatttattttgtcttttctagggctgcatctgaggcatatggaggttcccaggctgagggtctaatcggagctgtagtcaccggtgtacgccacagctacagcaactcgggatccaagccgcgtctgccacctacctacacctcagctcacggcaacactggatccttaagccactgagtaaggccagggattgaagtcacaacctcatggttcctagttggattcgttaaccactgcgccacgacgggaactcccacaaacttcttttaaagagagaaaattcttTACAAATACTTTATGACTTAGAATAAGTTAcccaagtatttttaattttaaagtagctATTGAAAGTAGAAAAGTGATTGTTATGaattaaagtgtattttaaagaaaaattaaatccttagagaaaatgaatatttctGAGGAATCCATCATGCTCAAGGAAAAAAGGACTTCAGTTTATTTGTAAAGTTCACAATgtttatatttacctttttctcAGGATGACGCCAATAATGACCCACAGTGGTCTGAGGAACAGCTCATTGCTGCAAATTTTTGCTTTGCTGGACTTGTTATAGGCCAGACTGAAGTGGATGTCATGAGTCATGCTACACAGGCCATTTTCGAAATACTGGAGAAATCCTGGCTGCCCCAGAACTGTACACTGGTTGATATGAAGGTACAAATACAATGGAGATTTGAAAGTAAAGATTATAACTGAGAGATGTCTTTGGTAGTACAGTTTTGAAACACTCCTTGGTGATATACTGTTTCTAGATTGAATTGGTGTTGATGTAACCACGAAAGAAATTGTTCTTGCTGATGTCATTGATAATGACTCCTGGAGACTCTGGCCATCAGGAGATCGAAGCCAACAGAAAGACAAACAGGTGGGTAACACTTTAGGTGTTTTTAATCCTTTGCAGGGTCAGGATGGCatagaggggaaagggaagatgagaggaaaagaagccatttattattcatttattttttattttttgctttttagggctgtacccctgtggcatatggaggttcccaggcaaggggtctaatcggagctctagctgctggcctatgccagagccacagcaacaccagatctgagccgagtctgtgacctacaccacagctcacagcaacactggatccttaacccactgagtgaggccagggattgaacccaaaacctcatggttcctagttggatttgtttcctctgcacaacgacgggaactccctatttaaaaaaaaaaataataaatctctcttAAGTTTCCtatacctggggaaaaaaaagcaggaataatATTTTACATTCACAAAGCAGATTTTCtgcttatgattttctttttttttttttttttttgatctttttgccatttcttgggccgctcccatggcatatggaggttcccaggctaggggtcgaagcggagctgtagctgccagcccatgccagagtcacagcaacgtgggatccgagccgcgtctgcaacctacaccacagctcacagcaacgccggatcattaacccactgagcaagggcagggattaaacctgcaacctcatggttcctagtcggatttgttaaccactgtgccacgatgggaattcctgcttaAGATTTTAATAGATTCTCACACAGAGCAAGCATTAACCTTATTTGGCTAATCGAAAACTAAGATTCTAAGATGATAGATTTCTTCACAATTACCAGAGTAAGTGGCAGGTCTGGAACTCTAAcccaagtctttcttttttttttttctttttttttttttttgtcttttttgttgttgttgttattcttatCAGGCTCCATTTCTGCTCTTTCTTAGGGAAAACAGAACTAGGGCAAAACCCTATCTATATTTAGGATGTAAGCATTGTCAGGGCAGCGAATTGTAGTTGCTAGTGTGGGAGGCACTTATCCTTAAATGAAAACACAGGTGTACATCACCCTCTGAAATTTCTCCAGTCTAATTCCAGAAATGAATCTGTAGACTCAGATATGTTTTCCAGTATATCTTTTGCTATGCAAATTCTCCATATTCTGTACCCAAAACTCAAAAACTAAATAATTTCAGAGAGCAAAAATATTACTAATAGAATACTTCACCCAATCTCCATTTCAATCAGAAAATTCTGGCTCTTTGAACCAACTTATATCTGGGAATTGGGCGAGAGGTAAGTCTAATGGTGGCTCAAATCAGGTATCTCTGCTTATTAGACTTAACTGGGGTTTTTTCGTGGGGGGCAGAGGGAGTCTGTAAATCAAGTCCTTTGTTCTAAACTTTCTGTCTTACTTTCTAGTCCTATCGTGACCTCAAGGAAGTAACGCCTGAAGGGCTGCAGATGGTAAAGAAGAACTTTGAGTGGGTTGCAGAGAGAGTAGAGGTAAACCTTTTGTAATAAGTGTATTAACATTATGTGTGTTTCTCCAAGAAAATTTtgcttcaagaagaaaaaaaaaatgagaggctgcaatgctttaatttttttccaatgacTTGAAAGGAAGGAGCACCTTTTAAAAAGGTGCCGGCTAGACCATCCGCACTGGCTTTCTGGATCCCCCTACTGTGAAACTGGCCAGGCTGCCTCTCTCACatcctggggtggggctggaatcCCCCCTCCTGCAGGAGAAGCCTTACCTTCCCTGCCCCCCTCTCTGCTGCTACTCAGAGTTCCACCAGCAGAGTTTACAATTGGAACTCCATCTGACATAAAAATGTCACtgtaaattttgttattattgctgTAATCGCATGGAAATCGAATGGGATTTATGGTTATCCAAGGTTAGTAACTACTTTTTAGAACATCATTTCCATGAGAATGTATTTCAGATTCCAAGCAACTAGCTTACAAagatttatagggagttcctgttgtggctcagcggtaatgaacccaactagtatccacaaggacttgggtttgatccccggcctcaatcagtgggttaaggatccagcattgccctaagctgtggtgtaggttgcagacgtggctcagatctggtgttgctgtggctgtagtgtaggctggtggctacagctctgattccactccttgcctgggaaccttcatatgcctctggtgcggccctaaaaagacaaaagggggtggggggagttcctactgtggcacggTGGGATCAGCaccgtcttgggagtgctgggatgcagattcgatccctggcctggcacagcaggttaaagatctggcattgctgcagtcgtggcttaggttgcagctacgGCTaggatctgttccctggcctggaaactccatggtctgtggagtggccaaaagagaaaaatattaagtgaaatattttatattatagatTCCTGAATATTAAAAGGTTTGAGTATCCttgcttttttattataatagtaAACATAACTTATCTGATCAAAAATCTTACCCTTTAGGTCTTAATTATGAAGACCACTTTACATATAGAggttactttgaaaaataaatgctctatcattttgttttgcttgtctgTCTTAACTTTGGGCTactaagaaaggaaataatttgtgTCAAGTGGTAATTTTCCTAATATCATAGCTTTGAAAACTGACCGTTCTTATGGTACTGGTTCctatatttatccatttttgtcCTTATCTTCTTTTgcatgtttatgtttttctttttcagttgcttCTGAAAACAGAAAGTCAGTGCAGAGTTGTAGTATTGATGGGCTCGACCTCTGATCTTAGTCACTGTGAAAAAATTAAGAAGGCTTGTGGGAATTTCGGCATTCCATGTGAACTTAGGGTAACATCTGCCCATAAAGGACCAGATGAAACTCTAAGGATTAAAGCTGAATATGAAGGTAATTGCTGAATAACTAGAGCATTTCAGGAAGTTCTGATTTCACCCTCAAGTTTTCTGTTTAGATAACTAATGCTGAAAAATAGCTTTGCCATATTTCCAAGGGGAAGAAATGCATGTCCTAGGCTTTCATGATACTTTCCTCCAAAGCCTTTAAGGTGCTCTAGGAGTGTCTAAAAGaatggatcaggagttcccatcatggcttagtggttaacaaatccgactaggaaccatgaggttgcaggttcgatccctggcctcactcagtggggttaaggatccgccattactgtaagctttggtgtaggtcgcagacgcagcttggatcctgtgttgcagtggttctggtgcaggctggtggctatagctctgattagacccctagcctgggaacctccacatgccctagaattggccctagaaaaggcaaaaggaaagtATCAGGaggaagaagatgcaagaatggGAGGAAAATGAAGACTAGAGTCAGCCTTTAACCGTCAGCCTTTCCTAGGAGGCAGTCAGATGGGAgacaaaggaataatttcagatATAAGACAAATATCTTGATTGATGGGATACCATCGGAAATAACGAAGCTCGGAGACAACAACCAAATGCTTCTCAACTAGAAAAAGTTGGCTGAGTATTCCTTCTAAAGATAGTTGCTATAGGAACCTACTTAGGGAACTGGGGGATTCTTTTAGCAGAGGGGGTCTCAGACCCTATTGCTAAACCAATAAAAGCCAGGTCCCTTTCTccagaaaaatgcaaacattaaGTTTTAGATACCAAGTTAGGAATCTCTGCTGTAGGAAACAAAGGAATAACTTAGTAATTTATTAAGTGTTCATATGTCAAAAAATATATCTAAGGGTCTTACGTATTTGGATACATATTCTTCGATTCAGTTCTTGGATTCTTATTTCAAGAAGTATCGCTAATAACTGTCTCCCCTACCCTGTGGCTGAAAGACATCAGGACAGACACTGGTTCGGTGGTGTCAGTGCCTGAGCGATCCTAGCAGCAACAGTAGGACTTCCCTCACTAATGTCTTGGTGTCATACCCCTTTACGCTATAGATTTCAAAGATGCCCAATTCTGTTATTG is a window encoding:
- the PAICS gene encoding LOW QUALITY PROTEIN: multifunctional protein ADE2 (The sequence of the model RefSeq protein was modified relative to this genomic sequence to represent the inferred CDS: substituted 1 base at 1 genomic stop codon); translated protein: MLSPGRHYLSPPSCAVAAAAPSPLRTMATAEVLNIGKKLYEGKTKEVYELLDSPGKVLLQSKDQITAGNAARKNHLEGKAAISNTITSCVFQLLQEAGIKTAFTRKCGETAFIAPKCEMIPIEWVCRRIATGSFLKRNPGVKEGYKFYPPKVEMFFKDDANNDPQWSEEQLIAANFCFAGLVIGQTEVDVMSHATQAIFEILEKSWLPQNCTLVDMKVQIQWRFENXIGVDVTTKEIVLADVIDNDSWRLWPSGDRSQQKDKQSYRDLKEVTPEGLQMVKKNFEWVAERVELLLKTESQCRVVVLMGSTSDLSHCEKIKKACGNFGIPCELRVTSAHKGPDETLRIKAEYEGDGIPTVFVAVAGRSNGLGPVMSGNTAFPVISCPPLSPDWGAQDVWSSLRLPSGLGCSTILSPEGSAQFAAQIFGLNNHLVWAKLRANVLNTWISLKQADKKIREGNL